From the genome of Limisalsivibrio acetivorans, one region includes:
- a CDS encoding winged helix-turn-helix transcriptional regulator produces MEQGCVNKSHKNRVYKCHFQLALMVIGGKWKPIILYYLGKGGVMRFGELRRAIGGITEKMLVSQLRELEEDGLVHREIYREVPPKVEYSLTEFGMTLIPILDSLHEWGISYEKETKLAEDGDNGREAG; encoded by the coding sequence ATGGAACAGGGCTGTGTTAATAAGAGTCATAAGAATCGTGTGTATAAATGTCATTTTCAGCTGGCGCTCATGGTTATCGGCGGTAAATGGAAGCCGATAATTCTGTATTATTTAGGCAAAGGGGGCGTTATGCGTTTCGGCGAGCTTCGCCGTGCCATAGGGGGCATAACGGAGAAGATGCTCGTTTCCCAGCTCCGTGAGCTTGAGGAGGATGGACTTGTCCACAGGGAGATATATAGAGAGGTCCCCCCGAAGGTTGAATACTCCCTGACGGAATTCGGTATGACGCTGATTCCGATTCTGGACAGCCTCCATGAGTGGGGGATTAGCTATGAAAAAGAGACTAAGCTAGCCGAAGATGGTGATAACGGCCGTGAGGCTGGCTGA
- a CDS encoding HisA/HisF-related TIM barrel protein, whose protein sequence is MKLFEEIKLNNLHVSNRAVRSATCEGAGDEKGSPNDKAVKLYEDLADGGTGLIISSYIFVSPEGKELPGHFGMTGDEDPARYRKLTEAVHLKGSKIIAQLVHTGGQTSGKATGGKTVAPSAVSSPQYPAVPEALSKDDIKRIIGDFGSAAKSAKEYGFDGVQIHGAHGYLVCQFLSPLLNRREDEYGGGLENRARFLMEIYAEIRKQTGEDFHVGIKLNGSDNIDGGFEPEESVTVAEALQEAGIDHIEVSAGTPGSGKKTPVQSDVKAGQNEGFNLEYAEKVRERVKLPLISVGGYRTLEKIEEAFDKGMDMVSLSRPLIREPGIINRWKSGDKEPSGCISCNGCFRPLIKEGLIRCTQLDK, encoded by the coding sequence ATGAAACTTTTTGAAGAGATTAAACTGAACAACCTGCATGTCTCCAACCGTGCGGTACGCTCGGCCACCTGCGAGGGAGCTGGTGATGAAAAAGGAAGCCCCAACGACAAGGCCGTTAAGCTCTATGAGGATCTGGCGGATGGCGGAACAGGGCTCATCATAAGCAGCTACATCTTCGTTTCCCCCGAGGGGAAGGAGCTCCCCGGACACTTCGGAATGACAGGTGACGAAGACCCGGCCAGGTACAGGAAGCTCACCGAAGCGGTGCACCTCAAGGGCTCGAAGATCATCGCCCAGCTCGTGCATACTGGCGGGCAGACATCCGGCAAGGCGACCGGAGGCAAAACCGTTGCACCCTCCGCTGTGAGCTCCCCTCAGTATCCGGCAGTACCCGAAGCATTAAGCAAGGATGACATAAAACGCATAATCGGGGATTTTGGCTCTGCGGCTAAGAGTGCAAAGGAATACGGGTTCGATGGTGTTCAGATCCACGGAGCCCACGGCTACCTTGTCTGTCAGTTCCTCTCCCCCCTTCTGAACCGGAGGGAGGATGAATACGGCGGAGGGCTTGAGAACAGAGCACGTTTCCTCATGGAGATATATGCCGAGATTCGAAAGCAGACTGGCGAGGATTTCCATGTGGGCATCAAGCTGAACGGAAGCGACAACATCGACGGCGGTTTCGAACCGGAGGAATCCGTGACTGTGGCTGAGGCTCTGCAGGAAGCGGGGATTGATCATATAGAGGTTAGTGCCGGAACACCCGGCTCCGGCAAAAAAACACCTGTTCAGTCAGACGTTAAAGCGGGGCAGAACGAAGGATTCAACCTCGAATATGCTGAGAAGGTACGTGAGCGTGTTAAGCTCCCGCTCATAAGTGTCGGCGGCTACAGAACCCTGGAGAAGATAGAAGAGGCCTTCGACAAGGGGATGGATATGGTATCCTTATCCCGCCCTCTCATCAGAGAGCCCGGGATAATAAACCGATGGAAATCAGGAGACAAAGAGCCCTCGGGCTGCATCTCCTGCAACGGATGCTTCAGGCCCCTTATAAAAGAGGGGCTTATAAGATGCACCCAGCTGGATAAATAG
- a CDS encoding HP0495 family protein, whose translation MSDAFKENIDYPAEYSYKMVGDDTKKFRDSVKAVFMMKKVKDMSERPSSKGNYVSITVTVEVGSYEELRSFYEMISRIEGLRYHL comes from the coding sequence ATGAGCGACGCATTTAAAGAGAATATCGATTACCCCGCAGAGTACAGCTACAAGATGGTGGGGGATGACACCAAAAAGTTCAGAGACAGCGTAAAGGCCGTATTCATGATGAAGAAGGTTAAGGATATGAGCGAACGCCCCAGCAGCAAGGGGAACTATGTGAGCATAACAGTAACCGTTGAGGTGGGGAGCTACGAGGAGCTGAGAAGCTTTTACGAGATGATCTCCCGCATCGAAGGCCTTCGCTACCACCTTTAG